The Brassica napus cultivar Da-Ae chromosome A5 unlocalized genomic scaffold, Da-Ae chrA05_Random_37, whole genome shotgun sequence genome has a segment encoding these proteins:
- the LOC106451552 gene encoding NDR1/HIN1-like protein 6 encodes MSDHQKIHPVSDPEAPPPAHPTAPLVPRGSSRSEHGDPTKESVTQPPLLDTPPRKKRGSCCCRCVCYTLLVIFLLIVIVGAAVGILYLVFRPKLPDYNIDRLQLTRFTLNQDSSLSTAFNVTITAKNPNEKIGIYYEDGSRISVLYMQTRLSNGSLPKFYQGHENTTIIFVEMTGYTQNATSLMATLQEQQQLTGSIPLRIRVIQPVRIKLGKLKLMEVKFMVRCGVSVDSLAANNVISVRSSNCKFRFRL; translated from the exons ATGTCCGATCACCAGAAAATTCATCCGGTGAGCGACCCGGAAGCTCCACCTCCGGCACATCCAACGGCTCCTCTAGTCCCACGTGGCTCCTCAAGATCGGAACACGGTGACCCGACCAAAGAATCTGTGACGCAACCACCACTGTTGGATACTcctccgaggaagaagagaggaagCTGTTGCTGTAGGTGCGTGTGTTACACGCTCCTAGTTATTTTCCTCCTTATTGTCATCGTTGGAGCGGCCGTTGGTATTCTCTACCTTGTCTTTAGACCGAAGTTACCGGATTACAATATCGACCGGTTACAGCTCACCCGGTTTACACTTAACCAAGATTCCAGTTTGTCCACTGCGTTTAACGTCACCATTACCGCCAAGAATCCCAACGAGAAAATTGGAATCTACTATGAAGACGGAAGCAGAATTAGCGTCTTGTACATGCAAACCAGACTTAGCAATG GGTCGTTGCCGAAATTCTACCAAGGACATGAGAATACGACTATTATATTCGTAGAAATGACTGGTTATACTCAGAATGCAACCAGTTTAATGGCGACACTGCAAGAGCAACAACAGTTAACCGGAAGTATACCGTTGCGGATTAGAGTTATACAACCGGTTCGGATCAAACTCGGGAAATTAAAGCTGATGGAAGTAAAGTTCATGGTGAGGTGTGGTGTATCCGTTGATAGCTTGGCTGCTAACAATGTGATTAGTGTTAGAAGTAGTAACTGCAAATTCAGGTTTAGactataa